The genomic window GGTGGTTGAAGCTAGAATAACTGTCCGTTACTCTACACCGTGGATTCTTGGGCTGGGTCAATTTGGGCTTTCTGTTTCAATTGATGTCTACCCGTATTTACGACGTTCTTTGATTCACTTTTTGTCACAAGGGCCTGGATCTAACAACTTGAGCCCaacattatagaaaataatattttttttattattgttgttgttattatatactctctttttttttttttttgaaaagagatGAGAGATTATTTAGGAGGTTTGAGGTTTGACTTAGTGCTCCTTGCATTCACGGGAAGCAATTATTCATCGGGTTataccaaaattttattttaaaaaattaaccactCACTaacttaatataataaaattcaaaccatGAAAATTCTTAGGGGGTGATTAgactctaaatttattttttaaaaattattaatttaaattccaCAAATCTTAAGGTCACTGaaaacttacatggttgttaacttcagggctcgagagattagtcaaggtatgcacaaattgatcaaaacatttatattaataaaaaaaattcaaaccaacAGGCAATACTTCACCATATCATCATGTTATCCTTGACATAGATCGTGTTATCCTTCACCTTTTGAAAACTaaacttatttataaatttatagtgaattttatttttattttaaaaatagttgtACAAATAGGCTAATCatatacatgataaaaaaaaaaatattatccagtgaaattagtcgaggtacacacaAGCTGACTCAGatacccatattaataaaaaaaaaaattgtcttttaCATGCactcatatttaaaaatacctaTAATATACCTCTTCATGATTAAATCTTGCaatacttttgtttttcataagtaagattaatcaaacataaatatactattttttaaaattattagtgATGAGTTTCGAATTCCACACCccaaattttttattggaaagaaAATATGTAACTCTAGCTTtcctaatataatttttttaaaataaaaatattattaaaccatGTACTATTCTCGaggttatttttttgatattttcaccCGTGGTCGTGATAAGTGTATTATGTTTAATTCAAGTAAGCAAGCGTGTGCAAGCGACCAATTGACAAGACATTGTTTGTGATAAAAAATGCATCAATCAAAGATTTTGTGCATACTATAATTAGCGTTTAGTTACAAAAGGGGAACTAGGATTGTGTTGggaaaataaaagttataattattatgtttggttttattgtctatgaaataaaataaatagaccAGGGATCCATACACGCACCCGcatgtatattaaatatatattaaaagcttgtaataaagaaaaaatcataacatataTACTAAGtatataataaagtaaaaacaatttaaagtatttaattGTTGAAgcattgagaatttaatttagttgaaaatttatggttgttaattatcaattatttatttttaaaattttattatttttttaaagtaaattgaaTGAGGttaataaatttcttaaaaattcaaagatacTATTTTCTTTAATTGCACTTCTAATTCATGAACTCTAAAAATGtaacttaatatatttttacaataatagaaactaaactctaaggtagaaaaaaaaaaactcagtgaAAAAAGTGagtttaaaacaaagaaaagtaagTTGAGAAGTAAGTTGTAAATGGTGTTTGgaaatagaataataattactttttaaagtgttataatatatatatatatatataataataatatgaaaatatcaaaaatatattaatttaaaaaaataaaaaaaataatttttttaaaaacattttccaacCACACAGTGTTAAACACTACCGAAGAGTCTGAAAATATATGTGAAATAGAACTACCCATTCTTATATTTCCTAATTCCTACATTCCACGTCAGCCCATTTATTTCACATTAAACTATTTCAGCGCCCCATCCTAAACATGTTCTAAATGTCATTAAAACACGAGTCAGAACGGTCCAGTAcgatttttgcatttttgtcaTACATGCATATAACATCAACAAGTAAATTCTTATGTAATAAAATGGCATCATTCATAAATAATCTTAACATACCTAACATTATTTAAATACCAAAACCAacacaatttaaatatattttcaatttatcccAAATTTCCTAATTATGGCTACCACTAACCCTTTAATTTTTGCATGATTGGCCTTCAATTTctctaattaaatccttaatcATGTAATAGAAATCTCAATTAATCAACTATTATCATATATTCATACTTTTCCTAGCAAAtcatataaattctaaaatccttaaatttagaaattttcaaTGTCCtaaacaataacaagaaaatgAGTGGATATGATTACAAAAGAATACTTTACCAAtgctaattaattcaatttgatAAGCCTTTTGCAAcaatttcaagatttttcttcCATTCTTTCAATTCCaagctttctctctttatacaCCTAAACTCTCCATCTCTCTCTATCTAAACTTTTCTCTAATTTGATTTCGCTTTTCTTGTAGAAATCACCAAAAACCCAATTTCATGCCCTAAAACTTGAGagatattgaagaaaaatggaGGAAGAACAAAATTTAGTGCTGTCGGCTTCTACATAAAAGGGTAGGAGAATTTTGCTTTATTTACAAAATTGACATTCTTTAATTGCcatacattttattttgtaaaataccGGGTCGACCATACTTTTtacatttcaatttaatttttatttcattctagTTTTTACgctaactaattaaaaaatctcaCCTCTATTCATAAAAGTTTCttctcttaatttattatacatataATAGAGAGTTTACTTGTCCATCATATCTATATGAATATCTTTTATCcgaatactatatatatatatatatatatataaaagttagaTTTCAagtaaaacttgaaaatatttatattctatttattattattaagtaatataattattaaaaaaaccatttatttGAATCGATTCATGTATGTATTCATCTAGTTCTGACAAAATTATCATGTAAAACACCTAATCATAGAatagttgttaaaaaaaaaagatgaaagtaaaaatatttgaattaaaagtaaatttcgCTAAGAAAAACTTATGCCTACGAAATCACTCAAACACATGAACTTTTGAATTTGGGACCCATATGGTGACACGATGTGTACACTTTTTACATGAATAATGTGATCAAAAATCAGATAAAGCCACGAGGAGCTGCCAATTAAGGGGAAAAAGCCAAATCTCCTAGCGAAATTACCTTTTACAGAGACAcaagttattatttattagaacaATATAATGATAAATTCACCCTTCCATTACTAAACTCTTGAGTTGGTTGTTAGggataatatagtttttttaacagaatttattaattattatcaaattgattagatttatattgatttttttatattttttacacaataaaattactaaaagaccctttaaagcaaaaatataaaacttattttcattggcttattcatctttttatttttttaaacataataaaatgactaaattactgTTATAAGTAAGATTTTTATAACTGAAGTCTAAGGCCTTTTATGCATTTtcattgtggttttttttttttttacaatcaaaTTTACTTAGGAGTAAATTGGTCATTTAATAAGTAtaaatgttattaaaaataacggTTGGCGCGAGCATTGCAGATTCATCATGTGGGCTATTTTGGCGCTATATGGGCAATACATGTGGCAGCATTCGGCAGCCAAACAGTGGCTTCTAGGGTGACATGCAAATTATCTTGGCGGCCTTTCCATTCCTGGACAGTGTGTGTGGCTAACGAATTTTTGGTCTGGTGTCAacgatcttttttttctctctcatctttgaTTGCCATGTCTAGCCTTTTAGATTTTCAAAGCAactttttgaaatgatttatagagttagaatttgtttttaatttcatcctccttgattttttttatttgtcaaatttgatctcattctttaaattgttatttgttttatttgtgatgatttttagatattttttttacaattttgccccccttcagtttttttattatcaaatttgatcctcattcttttgattgcttgttcttttttttctttggattttttttctgatttcatatttcaacattaaattgattggaaatCGAGTTTCTTGATTGAGTCCGAGTTTAGAATTTCATGGGTTgtgaatttgaaagattaaccaAAGTTAGGAGATTTACCCgagtttgcttcttttttttccttttttaaattcatgttttttcagttccatccttaaatatttatttaattggagatcgGACTCcattatgttttatttgttttttatagaatatttCACTGGTTTTGAAAATGACCCGAGTTATcttgagtctttttatttgtcattttttggttaaatatagcttttttaatataaattttatttttgaattaaattaaattaattgattaaatataagcatgagatGCTCACTTCATGATATATTATTTGGTTTGCCTTTTGGGTTGTTGTTTTTACAgtgtgtgtgattttttttgatgttattGTGTAGCCTTTCGCAATGGCTTTAAAACCATTTTGGTTAGCTCTTTCTAATGGTCAAGAAGcgtaattttctttcttttcttttcgagTATTATAttgacaacttatttttttataattaattattgcaagttttttttttcacactgtcaatatctttttagtcatattattaaattaactaatctTATTGAATTCAGTCAAGTAAATCACCCAGgtcataaatcttttttatttttaaaaaacattggtattgtctgaatattttttttttgcaatttttttctaatttatttattgttttttcaattttttattgatattatctATCCTATCCGAGTTTATTAAATACAGTTCATGTAATGACACAggtctcaattttgtttttattttttaaaaaatacttgtgttgctttaacaactttttatgttaagaaaatttCGGTCGGCGCCCTTATGTCGGGGCCACTTATCTGGTTCATAATGAATTTTTGAGGGGGAAATGAATAAGAAGATTCTTAGACGTTACAACTATAAACATGAAACCTGTAACTATTACATAACaacccaactttttttttaaaaggtatttttGACTTGCATATATAACCGACCTAATTTATTAACGTGTTTTAAGTTATTATGtaataataaagttattaaaaagCTGTATCGTCACCGACAATTTACAGATGACGCCCTCTAAGCTACTTCTTGTATGCTTTACTTTGATGCTGTTCACGTTTATTTTCACTTCTATAGTCCCCGTGGCAATTTCAGTAATTATACTGTTTTGGCGGGTATTATCATTGTATTCATATATTATAATCTGTAAGCTAGGTATATGGGCAGCAAATGCTACATGCGTGTCTATTTTtagcctgtttatttttatattttaaaaatatttttttaaaaaataaatatttttttattttttttatttttttaaatcattttgatatattaatatctaaaataatttttttaaaaataaaaaaatatattattttaatgtaatttttaataaaaaatattttaaaaaataattattatcacactttcaaacatattttttgttgcAGAATGACACTTacaattgtttttcctttataaaaTTGTACCAAGATACTGAGAAAAGGTTTTTACatgtttcttgttttgttttgtgttttttaatgatcGAAAACTTCATCATCTCTCTATAATAGGTTTTTTCGAATAAATTAAGCCATATCCATGAAGTCTCTTGGCCTTCGTTTGAAACATATAGAGAGAGTACATTTCTTCACGCACAAGTGcaagaatttttcttctttcaatcaATCAGTATGAAGATCCTTACTTAACTACATGTAAAAGATTGATAATCCAATGActtttatctctctctttttttttaaaaaaaagaggatagtGGTTTGGTTAGACATGTTAATTAACAGACAACATGCAAAAGAAAATCTTTCATGCAATCGTTTCACATTGAACATTAGATGCCACCCTAATACACAATTACCTTGAATTCTAGTTtaccatagtttttttttaatggtaaactcgattattattaaaaaaaaaaaaatacacatttaacttaattatatcACTAGCTAGTTGGGAAGGATGGGAGAATTTTATGAGGGAAAACAAGCCAAGCGATCGATTAGGAAACTGTGCATATTCATGTGAACACGAATGTCAGATGAGGTATACATAACCATTCGTCGTCCTCATCAGAAACTGAAATTTCCACGCATCCACGATATATATCTTGCCCTAACGAGTTGGGTATAGCTTGTACGAGTTTGAAAATGATATACTTCTAAGCATGATATGAATAGATCTTCcgttttgataaatattatgaGATTACTTACACATCTTAACATTGAACTTATAtatgaaatgattaaattaattagcttttcattttattaattaatgcagtgattagattaattaatcacATTCCATGACAGGGCAGAGATTAAGCTTGGTTGCCCCCTGCTTCCTAAACACTTTTCCTGTTTTCCATGCATGAAATGAAATGCCGAAGCACCAAGCAACCGGCTACGGCTGCTCAAAGAGCAAAAACCCGCCGTTGTTTTCACAGAGCACGtaaagggggagagagagagagagagaaaaaaaaatccgaacAACTTCTATCTTTATCCGTTCTCGAGTTTATACTCAATGACATGGCCAGTGTGTTAAAGTTAGCTacactatttattattttttatttaaaataattcactttttttacccgattagttaattaatatttataattaaatatttaaattaccaacaaatgaaaacaagaaCCCAATACTCTTGGCTGTTTTCCCTAGCCGGAGATGAAAGACGTAGATAAAAGATCGTTGAAATCCCTTGATGCAACCAGAAAACATAGAACTCAGAAGAATGCTTAATCgagtttagtttttttgaaGAGATGTTAAGGGAAAGAAAACCTGTCATTATTTTTAACACTTCAATATATATGCTCCAGGTATATGCATGCCTTTGTTTTTATGTTCTCAgagaatgtttgttttttattttaaattaatattttttgatatttttaaatttttttgatatattaatattaaaaataaatttaaaaaaataaaaaaatattatcccaatatatttttaaataaaaaaatattttaaaaaataaatatattaatcgTGATCTTAATCTCTTCTATAGGCCGTTCAACATTTTATGGTTTAAATCATCCATCATCATTCCCGTACAATTGCTATTAATACAAACAAACAGTAATACATATAATACAAAGACAAAGACAATGAATGAAATTGTCTCCACCCAAAATGCTGGacattaattgattaattaactatatcagtgcttaatttgatttttttcttttaatttagtttttttgttactattaaatttactaaaaataattattttattttaatttatttttataaaaatttctcAATCCCATGATtaagattataaatttaacacgtcaaacttataaaaaaaaaatataaactataatatGAGAATAATTTTagtaataaaatacaaattaggatttttgtgacaacttattttttttttaattatgtctttttttattccttgattcctaatctttaaattaaaagactGAATAGGAACTCGAGCTATACAACGAGCATGActcttctccatttcttttaGGATATCAAACTCTTCAAGTAAAAATCTCGAATCTTAATCATGAACGGAAAAAATGAAGCTAAATCACGGTTGATTACATACAATCaacttaatttcaaaatataaagttcATATAATGCATGCCTGAAAATACATTGGAAACAAGCTgctatttaatttgtttggcaggttaattgagctttatataattaatatttggataataAATTAATGGAAATCATGAATGCCTACCGAACCACTTTATTAATTTGTGAGGTTCTTGAAGATGCATCCATGTAAAAGATGCGTCTACTAATTAACAAGTTAATTAGGCGAGGGTTCCCGCCTGATCTTATCCGTCCAATGATTAAAAGCAAGCAGTACTAGGCGGTAATGATGACCTAGATGATAATCCATGAGCTAATTATTGGACTCAAAGGCTTACACGGCTTCGCCTTGTAGCCAAAAGGCATTTGCacctatagtgtttttttttttaattattactattatttatcATGAACACACTTTAGAACCAATCTACGGCTAGGTTGCTGCTAAGAGCCAAACCATATAAGAAAGCTTGTCCACTGGAGGTTTTCAGTTAATCAATTGTAAgtctgaattttaatttatttattaaaactaactattcaaattttatcaattattattttatttttattatgaataataataaaaaaaaacaaacatgttatGATCTAGCTTCCACTGAGCAACATACTTTCTCATGTAAACATTTTACTTAGAAGTGACATCTATTATATAAGTCTTATAATTCTCTGGAACTCTTTGATAGACTAAATTAGTTATTAAtctgttgataatttatattttatcgatatttttattggtatataatagtttttttctctaatatttttgtattttttatttttccaacctacaaatacaataaaatcacTATATAATAACaccaattcttttttaataataaaacaataaaatcataataatatcaCTACGGATTTTTTTTGcctttgatattaatttttgataattgTTTTGGTAGTGCTAGGCCATGATATTTGTATATAAACGACTGCAAAGTGACAAACCATTTGACAATATGAGGACAAGATTACAGACgtgtataaaaaatttaaagacaagAAATGCAAAGGCAAACAGAAGGAAAGGAGCCTACATCTGCAATAAAGTTCCTGAAGAGAGGAAAACTCTTCAGCAAATTTAGCCTTAAAGCTTGCAAACAAATTGGAGAAGTAATTAATCCTGCTTTCTCTATTAGATAagaatgttatatatatatatatatatataacgtgaAACGCAACACTTTCAAATGTCTTTTAGAGGCTTTATAAAGCAAAGATACACAATCGATCGGTATACACAACATATAGGAATCTGTTAAATAACTCATTAGAATCCTTCATTATCCGTAGGAGTACGAGTATTTCTAAAGAAGCTCAAGCCGGGGACGTGAAAACTTTTATGCCGGTACTCTCCTTCTTGATCAAAGTGATCAAGAGCTGTATCCCTCCTTCTGGGACTAAGATTTAAAAGCATATGATGTGGGTCAAATCTAGAGCTTCAAAGAACAGAAAAGGTATGCTGCCATATTAATGTTTccatatttcattttatattaagatTCACTAACAACTCGTAGAGGAAAACAAAATTAGCTAGTTATGAAGGCCATGAATGGAAagggacattttttttttattttttttattatgaatagtTTGATCATATCATGTCTCGCCAATTATTATTCATCGTTTGTCACAAGGAAAGGTGATGAAATTAGGGAATATATGCCTTGCAATCATGGCTGAAGAAAAGTTAGCAATCTTTAGAACATATAGAACGGGAATGATTATATTTCTCAATTCTTCTACCAGAATCGATATTCATTTTtgcacttgaaaaaaaaaaactgtagaagaaattctttttttttacctgataTATCGTCATCATCATggtattctatatatatataaacttctcCATTCATTTCATAATAATTGTAGCTAGGATGTTTTCCATGCAAACCATAACATTTTAAAACGAATTTCGcgtatatgaaaaattatagcTGCTTCTCTGTCTACTGTCCCCCCCAAAACAAGTTGGCTCTTTTGTCAAACTTTAGTGTTCTTTGTCAGATAAAAGATTGTGTTTTATAGCTTTCCAGGAGCTGAAAAATTAGTGCCTGTCTAAGGTCAGTacctccaaaattaaaaaataaatgtttgaattGCACTATCTACAAGCTGAAATTCTGATAGCACCTATATAGCCTCCTTTATCACTCAATTGTGTGATTTATATAGAATTTGGCAATTTTATCACGGTTTTCAGATGGGAAGGAATTCAGGGATGCCTGTAAAAGCTTGAATGTCAACGAGGAGTATCTTAGCGCGTTAAGAACCCAATCCTATGCTGATTTTTTCACCAAAGCTCAATCACTTGTAAACGAGCCATCTTTTCCATCTTACTGCCATAGAAAATTTTCTGAAATTCTCCTGGAACCGGGTCAGGATTCTATACCTGCAATTCTCGAATCAGCTTTTCTTTCAAAAGTACCTGAACTCAAAGGCCTCATGCTCAATTACTTTGACCTGAGTGCCGAGGCTTCAAATGTTTGTAGCTACCTCGTCAAAAATATAAACCAGATCCAATCTAGTTACCAGTTCATTCAAAGAGTGCTGAATAGTATCGATGATTACTCGCCtgataaattgaaattgattgtCTCCGAGCTGAACTCATTCATTGTCCAAAGCAATCCTTTTTCCACTCCTAACAAGCATGACTTCAAGTTAATTAACGACAGGTACTCTTCAGTTCTAAACCACctaaaatccaaaagaaaaaaggtggCTAGGAAGATGAAGTTCATTGCATATATCCATAAGGCTTCAGGAATTTGCATAACAGCAGCCTGTGGCTTAATTGCAATTTCAGCTATTGTTCTAGCAGCACATACTCTTACTGTCGTAGTTATGGGTCCAGCCATTTTGAGCTTCCCACTAAAGCGCTTCAAGAAAAAGCTTTTGAGCTTTAAGTTTCTGAGAAGTGGATTCCTAAGGAAAGTCGGGCAGCAACTTGATGTGGCAGCCAAGGCAACTTACATATTGAATAGGGATTTTGACACGATGAGTAGACTTGTTGCTAGGCTTCACGATGAAGTTGAACACGACAAGGCAATGATACAGTTCTGTTTGGAGAGGAAAGAGGATAGATTTTCCTTTCAAGTGATAAAGGAGCTTAAGAAGAGTGATTCTGGGTTCAGGAAGCAGGTAGAGGAGCTTGAAGAGCACGTGTATCTCTGCCTGCTAACGATTAATCGAGCAAGAGCATTAGTGATTAAGGAAATGACAGCATCTAGCATTGAACATTTCAGTTACTAGAACAATACTTAATTTGTACAGGGTATATACgtgtcatttatttatttttacattaattataTGTGATGCTCTTCCTATTATATGCGGGTCTTTTCAGTTATGCATATTTGATTTTCtagaaagagtttttttttttccatttttccaATAAATTAATAGTCcgttttgatatgattttttttaaacctctGGAGCAGCTCATCCTGATAGATGAATTGGACCATCCCAACTTAAAGTAGAATTTTGAAGTGTACTGGTCAGCCTAGCCTAATTTATACTTCTGAACTACAATTATTAAATTCTTAGTAATTCTAGACTTTAACCGGTccgagttaaaaaaattaaaaaggaaaaacttgattgatctaataaaaaatcaggTCTAACTCAGTTAATACCTAACTTTTAATccgttaatttttattttatttattaaaatcatatcattttaattttttttaaaataatttttttgaattcacCTTTTATTCATGACTCAAACCTTTCTATAAGTCAGGATTCACATCTAATACTTTGAACAGAAACAGGAGCACATGAACTGAAAATGTATAATACAGGGATAATATGTGAGTGAATTGCGGCATGAACTGAATTGATGTCGTTTTTTCTATTAGAAGATAATATCTTACcattaattaaatctaaataaaactggatatatatatatatattagataaatacATAAAGTTAGGATTGTAACtacataaaaaactatatacatAGTTTAATTTGATGACTACATTCATGCAT from Populus trichocarpa isolate Nisqually-1 chromosome 5, P.trichocarpa_v4.1, whole genome shotgun sequence includes these protein-coding regions:
- the LOC7492470 gene encoding UPF0496 protein At1g20180, which codes for MMWVKSRASKNRKDGKEFRDACKSLNVNEEYLSALRTQSYADFFTKAQSLVNEPSFPSYCHRKFSEILLEPGQDSIPAILESAFLSKVPELKGLMLNYFDLSAEASNVCSYLVKNINQIQSSYQFIQRVLNSIDDYSPDKLKLIVSELNSFIVQSNPFSTPNKHDFKLINDRYSSVLNHLKSKRKKVARKMKFIAYIHKASGICITAACGLIAISAIVLAAHTLTVVVMGPAILSFPLKRFKKKLLSFKFLRSGFLRKVGQQLDVAAKATYILNRDFDTMSRLVARLHDEVEHDKAMIQFCLERKEDRFSFQVIKELKKSDSGFRKQVEELEEHVYLCLLTINRARALVIKEMTASSIEHFSY